The following coding sequences lie in one Panicum virgatum strain AP13 chromosome 6N, P.virgatum_v5, whole genome shotgun sequence genomic window:
- the LOC120679350 gene encoding (DL)-glycerol-3-phosphatase 1, mitochondrial-like yields MASAGADESAAAAQPRAAISHVIFDMDGLLLDTEGFYTEVQEKILARYGKVFDWSLKAKMMGKKAIESARIFVDEFGLDGQLTPEQFLEERESMLQSLFPSCTKLPGVLRLVHHLHANGIPMAVATGSHKRHFALKTQNHQELFSLMHHVVMGDDPEVKAGKPSPDIFLAAMRRFEGNVEPSKCLVFEDAPSGVAAAKNAGMSAVMVPDPRLDASYHKGADQVLSSLLDFKPSEWGLPPFKE; encoded by the exons ATGGCatccgccggcgccgacgagtcggctgcggcggcgcagccccGGGCCGCCATCTCGCACGTCATCTTCGACAtggacggcctcctcctcg ACACGGAGGGCTTCTACACGGAGGTGCAGGAGAAGATCCTTGCGAGGTACGGCAAGGTCTTCGACTGGTCCCTCAAGGCCAAGATGATGGGCAAGAAGGCAATCGAGTCTGCGCGCATCTTCGTCGACGAGTTCGGCCTCGACGGCCAGCTCACCCCCGAGCAGTTCCTAGAGGAGCGCGAGAGCATGCTCCAGTCGCTCTTCCCATCCTGCACTAAGCTGCCAG GGGTACTACGTCTGGTCCATCATCTTCATGCCAATGGAATACCAATGGCTGTTGCAACAGG ATCCCATAAACGTCATTTTGCACTGAAGACACAGAACCACCAGGAGTTGTTCTCCCTGATGCATCATGTTGTCATGGGGGATGATCCGGAGGTGAAGGCTGGCAAGCCATCTCCTGATATTTTCCTTGCTGCTATGAGGAGGTTTGAG GGCAATGTAGAACCCAGTAAATGCTTGGTTTTTGAAGATGCACCATcaggtgtagcagcagccaAAAATGCTGGAAT GTCTGCTGTGATGGTCCCAGATCCGCGGCTTGATGCTTCATATCACAAAGGAGCTGACCAAGTTCTCAGTTCGTTGTTGGACTTCAAACCCAGCGAATGGGGCTTGCCGCCTTTCAAAGAGTAG